The DNA window AGCCAATTACCGAGCGCATCACGGGCTAACCCTCCTGCTTTCGCAATCTTCGTCAACGGGTTAAAGGCCCTGTCGGTGTTAATTTTAATCCAACCATTATCCGGCCTCTTCCAATTGATAGACACAATTTTATAATTCCTCAAATGATTAGTCCGAGTCTTGCTGctagtttcaccatttttttgaATCTGTGTTGATATGCTTTTTAGTGTGCAAAAATGTTTATGACTGGATTTGATCTGAAGTAGGTGAATCTTTAGCTGCctcattttctttttccatCAAGTCGATTTTTCCCTTTATTTTGAAAAAGTTTCTCAACCAATTACTTAGTGCAATTGTTATCTATCTTGTTCTTAAAAGTGTATATAATTGCCCACTTGCTTTAATTTCTAATTGCATGTTTGCTGTATGGGTTCGCTGTATAAAGCTTAAATTTTGAGCTACCTCTTTTCAATAATCTAAACCCATGTTTTAATAATCTTTATGTGATCATTGAAATGGTAGTTTTGTCGTGAATGTCTTTGAAGCTGGACCCAAAGAACAAGCTGCTGCTTCAAAATGGTGAGCTCTAGAAATGGCCAAAACAAAAAGGGTTAATTGTAATATCTTGGTGGCCTCCATTACAGCATCAAGTTCTAGAGTGGGATGAAAATTAAGATGGAGCTCGCACTATTGGAAGAAGTTATGATATTGGCAATGATTTTTGTCATATTTTCAGCAATTGCAGCTCAAAAATTTGGCAATTGTTTCGGTGTCAATTCACGACGGATCATTTGGCAACGCCTGAGATATTCTtagagtaattttatttttttgagaatcCTTAGAGTAATTATTATAAACTGAGTACTTTGTATAAATTTTAGCTCTTCCAATTCAAATAGCtagaaatttatgtttttatttgtgtgTTGATTACCAGAGTTTAATTATCTGCTCTGTTTGTtggtgaagaagatgaagtcaagaaaaggaaaaatatacCTAAGGTCCTTAAATTTTATGTGTATTTATGTGGATTAAAAGTGAAATGGTCacagttttttttcttttcatactCTCATTAACGGAGAGTGAATTACACTTTCCATTTTCCATCCACAAAAGGGccttaaaattgaaatattaacaAGTACAGGGATCCAAACGTGACAAACTTTGCGTCAAGGGCATCTCGAACAAAATAGATAAAGTAGAGGGGCCTTCGTATGAGTTTTGCCTTGTTTATAATATTAGTGAAAAGATTTAAATGAGTGTGCTTTGCCATGTGACCATTACAGAAAAGAAGCTTTTCCATGAGCTAGAGAGTTCCAAATTACATGCAGCTATCACTCCATTATTGAAGAATGGGTACAAACATGCCGAACCCCAGCCAGGAGcttcatattatcatatatatatatatatatatatatatatatatatatatatattattgtttcatatttttaactaaGGATTTAGTAGAGTCGAGTTTTAATTATGTATATCACACTACGAATTCAATGAACCTCAGTTTGAGTTCAAATGgacttaatttttcaaaatcgaactcaaacaatataaacatttctattatttttaaaatgttttctttatataaaatatacaatttgaCGGATTTATATGACACATAAACACACacttaaaagtataaaaatataaatattatacaagatttaattatttttttgtgtttagaGAGGATCGTTTAGACTCCTGAGTCTctttaattgatatttaattcGATGCATGGGCGATCGCcgggaaaaaattaaaaaaaaagaaattttttcatgttttaacCGCCCCTACAAACGATAGGGGCGTTTTTTTTCTTGTAAGGACGTAAAATTTCGACCTTACTGAATTTGAGTTCTGATTCCGCGATTGATTTGGTGTGAGATTAAACTCAAATAGTCCCAGATGATTATATCCCTATTCATAACCAAACCACGTGATATAACTATAATGAACAAACAAAATCATGAACCAAAGCATGTTTTAAgcctatttaatttaaatatttgtaagccttcattgaaaagaaaaaaagagacaCCGTACttgaaagttgaaactcttAGAAATATTACGTAGTATACATTGATTTGTTGTGGTCCTTGTTTTCTTTAGCCTTGAGTACtatgttaaaattttaatatagctAAAAAAATGAACTTGACAAAGCTGGCatgaaactaattataaatgcaTATAACTATATATAGCATTAGCATTTTTCATATTAGCTAAAAAAGCCTTTCAAATTACGACTGCATTAACCAGtgagttataattcaaatggtatAGCGGTTGTCTGCTGTGACTGTCGTTAAATATCTCCCACCAGCATTCACTctcaataataataacaaaaacaaaactataCAATAACTAGTTTAGAAATCATAAATGAGAAGGATTGTAGACAGTGCATCACAATCATCGCTATAGCTGCGTCATACGGAAAATAAAATTGCTGTTCTACAGAAGTGTACATCAGTTTGCTACATGCAATATTATAAATGCAACCCCAAGATGAATACTATTCTActgtttaaatatacaaaactTAACAAAAAACATTTTAGTTATGTGGTTTTGAACTTGCCCAATAGTTTTTCAGTTGAaagatatataaattttagctgtaaagatttataaatttagaatgGCTTAACTCATTCTGAAGTTCTCATACTTTATCACTTTTATTCAGAAAGATTTTTCCGTACAAATATTTTGTCTAGTACatttacttaatttttattttatatatttttatttgtttttttagtcctttagtgataaaaatattttatttcgaTTCCATTAAAAGACATGGAAAATCAAACATTagataagtaaaaaaaaaacaattttatagaAAGAGCTAgctttttgaacaaaatgaTAATGAGTTtttccatttaaaaatttaccatCCTTTAATATTCATCATTTAAAAATCTCACATTTtgtattacaaaaattaaaattcttcaTTGATTTCTTTAAGAATGCTTGCCCGACCCAACTGTCTATTGGCTAGGGAAAGCTGCACTGCAGTACTTGTTTTTGACCACATTTTGAGAAATTGGTCATTTGATTAGATTTCTTGTTTTTTGAGTTGAAATATCTGATTCATTTGTTAaccatgtattttttttaaatgtaatataagaaaaatttaaaaaaaaaagtgaagggAGGTAATAGTTTTACCGTACGTTATGTCCTGTTCTTTGTTTATGTCATATTTCTTGTAATAATCACGTGAACATCTCCTTGCCAAAATCAGCcatttgtttgtctttttctcCTTCTCACGTTatcttcctttttttttcttttaatttcctTCTATGGAAGTTTCTTTTCTTACGAGAGATTTGTTAGCGCagtagaaaataaataagagaagagaaaaaaatcacacaagattttttacgtggttcgatcaatgTGATCTACTCCACGGCagagagagaatttattctatatgtttgttgttagtttacaatagggtcatcacctctatttatagtgaacctttaagacacaatttaagtcctaatccaataaggaactagactataaatcctaaaatgaaaacaatgctaaacaaaggattaagtatcctaatctaaataggaacaatatgtcctaatccaaataggaacaatatgagccataactcaacaatctccaccttggcgAATACACCCAACAAGATTAATCCTGAAACCTTCTTCAGCAAATCACAAGGACACCAAATTGCATCACATAATAAACTCTCCACCTTGACTTAAAATTACTCCAAAGTCAAAGTTAACCAAGACCAACTCTCTCTCTGCCATCCATGCCCCTTAAGGGCCTCATGCACTGCGTACATTGACCAAGTCCAAGCTGAGCTTGAACTTTTCAGTAGGCAACGGCTTTGTTAACATATCCGCTGGATTAACTGCAGTGGCTATCTTCTCTATAAGAAATCTCTTGTCTTCCACGACATCCCGAATGAAGTTCATCCTCACATCAATGTGCTTTGATCTCTCATGATACACCGGATTCTTTGCCAAGCACAAAGCACTTTGACTATCGCAATAAATCACAGGCTTCTGAACTTCTAAACCCAAGCTATCAATTAGACCTCGCAACCACATACCTTCCTTGACCCCTTCCGTCAATGACAtgtattccatgaaccaaagtgAGGAACATTACGGAATAGCTATTTGATTCCggacctattccatgaaccaaatatgacctttgaattttgaaaataagtTAGATAGAATAACTCAAATTTGCATGCATGCCTTGAGAGTTGAGACTTTAAGCTTCAGTTTCAATTTCTAAAGGAGGTACCAATGAAATGTGGTTCGAATGGTATAATAGCTGAGCATCATTGTCCCGCATTCTGCTAAGGTCGTGAATTAATCTTGTTGAGTTATGGctcatattgttcctatttgaattaggatatattgttcctatttagattaggatacttaatcctttatttagcattgttttccttttaggatttatAGTCTAGTTCTTTATTGGATTAGGACTTAAATTGTGTATTAAGGgttcactataaatagaggtgatgaccctattgtaaactcacaacaaacatatagaataaattctctctctgccgtggagtagatcgcattgatcgaaccacgtaaaaaatcttgtgtgattcttttctcttctcttatttattttctgctgcgctaacaagtggtatcagagcctggtTTTAAATATGAGATTCTAGGTATTTTGTTGATTGAAGATGTCGCTTCATAAATTTGATATTGAGAAATTCAATGGTTCGAATGACTTTACTTTGTGGAAAGTCAAGATGAAGGCTGTTTTGGTTCAACAAGGATGCGTAGCGGCGTTAGGAGGAGAAAGCAATTTACCGGAAGATTTGTCTGTGGGAGAGAAGGCAGATATTATGTCAAAGGCACATAGTACGATTCTATTGAGTCTTTCTGATGAGGTGTTGAGAGAGGTTATCGGTGAAGGAACTGCTGATGCTTTATGGGGAGCGTTGGAGAGCAAGTTTCAGAAGAAATCTCTTACAAACCGGTTGTATCAGaaacaacgtttgtatacattgagGATGACGGAAAATACTCAGGTAAGAGATCATGTTAATAACTTCAATCGAATTGTTATAGATTTACAAGGTGTTGGTGTTTCGATTGAAGAAGAGGATCAAGCCCTCATTCTTTTATGTTCTTTGCCCAATTCATATGAAAACTTTGTTGATACAATGTTATATGGTAGAAATTCGATTTCTGTTAGTGATGTAAAGGATGCTTTGCAATCCAAAGAACTAAAGAAAAAGGTCTCTAACTCTAATGAGGAGGAATCGGTTTCTGGTCTTGTGGTGAGTCGGGGCAGGAGTCATGAGAGAGATGGTGGGAAAGGAAACAGGTCGCGTTCCAAATCGAAGTCTAATGGACGACGATGCTATCACTGCAAGGAGAAGGGGCACTTTAGAAGAGATTGTCCGAAGCTGAAAAAGGGTGGCAAAAACAAGGAATCAAGCGGTAATGCTAATGCAGCTGTGGTACAGGAGAGTTCTGATGAGGAAGAAAGCGGTGATGTTTTGACTGTGAGTACATCAAGTTCTGATAGTACCTGGGCCCTAGATACTGGTGCATCTTATCATATGTCTTCTAGAAAGGAATTGTTTAATTCTTTCAAGGAGTGGAATGGCACTGTAAAGGTGGCGAATGATAAGGAGCTTGCTGTCAAGGGTAGTGGTTCTGTTCAGATTAAGATGTATGATGGTATCACTACAAGAAAAcagggctttagcgacggaaatttccgtcgctaaagccctCATTTCCGTCGCAGAATTGCATTTGCGACGGATCGTATCCGTCGCAACATTTTTGGTCGCAAACAAAATTTGCGACCAAAAACGTGTCCGTGGctaattttgcgacggaaacgTCCGTCGCAAAAGCCACAACGTCCGTCGCAAATGCGTCTCCAATTCATTTCGTTTGGAGACAAATTGGCGACGGAACTTGTGCATTTGCGACGGACTTGTTCGTCGCAAAAGCCTTAGCCTTGGAGACGAAGGCTGAGGGTctgcgacggatatatccgtcgcaaATCAGCGACGGAAAAAGTCCGTCGCCAATTCATCAGCTTTTGTCTCCAAAAGCTGATGAATTGGCGACGGacaagtccgtcgcaaattccacagtccgtcgcaaatttcatttttttttggcatttttttgCCGTTTTACGCTATTTTTTGCCGTTTTCCCCTGTCGTTTTAAATACAGTAAtaacaattcatttataaattacaatcaattgaaactgataaataaatatatatatatataaatatcagagtataaatgtaaaggtcaaaaaataaaaataaaaaccgtaTATATGTGTGTAATAAAATAAGCTAACACGACACTACAAAGCTggagtgtcgtcatcgtctggTGGGGTAGGTGGGCGCTGTGGCCGATACTCTGCCGGAAGGTTAGGAATCATCCTGGCAATCTCCTCGCGTATCATCTGGGCCATGTTCGCAGCCTGCTGTTCCCGAGCCAGTCGCAGACCCTCCTGAATGCCGGCCTGCACacggcgctcgacctcctcgtCTGCCTGCTGCGAATAGAAGAGCTGCCTCGCTGCACCCTGCTGCTGCTGCTTGGCCCGGCGTACCTGCTGCTCGCAGAACCCAACCCGTACACGCGTTtcttcttgttgacgccctcgatGTCTAGAAACACCTGGGTCTCGTCCACTGCAGCTGGGGTCGAGGAGCTACCCTCTCCGGTCTGAGGCTGTGTCGCAGCAGCAAGCCTCTCAGTGATGGCGTcctacaaaacaataaaaaaaatatcagttTAGTTTTCAAGCAACCAAAAATGCATAACATATTACAAAGTAAACCTAATTTCTAACGAAATTTCGACAGCATTTCCTCTGtaatatgagcatcacccatttttcagggaagtcctgcaagcaaattccAGTATATAATCCAATAATAAACATGTTTAACAACTAACCAACAAGCATTTTCAATCTAATAGATCATTTCcgaattattaaattcaacttagagaattacaagtttaataaaaacttaCAGTCATATCCTGAGCCCGTTTGTCGACCGGCTTCTTGTCAGCCTTCGTGGAGTGAAGGCGAGTGTACAACTCCGTCGCACTCGGTTTCCGGCCAAGCTCCctttcctaaaataaaaaatacaattcaattagtatcaaaataaaataaatacgttatttaagtattttaattactgaattttaaaacaaaccatGACATCCATATGCTTCAGAGCAGAGCGAGATCCACCAGTATGGCGGACAGGTCCAGAACCGGCGCCCGCtggctcgctcatccgatttGCTCGGGCGGTTTCTgacctttttttctctttctctgaGTTCCAGAACGCGTTCCAAGCATCCCAGATGTCCTGGGTCACAGAAATATGCTTCTGTTGCGTCCTCCTCATTCTGTGGATGTTGTCTTTGTAGCGGTTGGCTGCATGGACCATGAAGACCTGTCTAATGACCTCCTCGCTGTACGCCGCACTATCCCACCAGAACTCTTTCTGCAAACAGTACAAACATGTTgcattagttagtttttaaaaaaaaaaacataatttaaacgttacgaagctttaaattaaattacctGAAACTCCTGGAAGTAGAACTCCCTCTGCTCGGCTGTTAGAAAGCGCCATGCTGTTCCATTATCGAACCAGCACTTCCTAAAAATCTCCCGCATAGCCCGTGAAACAGGCCCAGAGTCGATCAACATCGTCCTGTGATTTTTTAGGCATAGTTttagtatatatacatattacaaTTTAAACGTGGAAAACTAAATTGTAAACATACCTGCTAGGGTCCGGGTGAACCCTCGCCCTACCCCGGTCGTCCAGAACAGCCGGGGGCTCGCCAGGCTCACGCTGCTGCCGAGGCTGAACAGGTGCTCCAGCCTCTAACTGCTGCTGCTCCTCAGCAACGTTGTCATCGCCAGGAACAGGGTCTGATCCCCGTCCGCGTCCTCGGCCTGAGGCTGATCCTCGGCCTGTGCCTGATCCTCGACCGCGACCCCTCATACCTGCACATacatcaattttaaatgttcgaCAAACAACCAAcagatttattaataaaattatacattccttcgtgaaacataaaactatgaaatattaattcaaattcAACAAGTGTACACATGAATAATATAAGTATAAAACATAAATTCGAGAAGCGTTAATACATCATctttaacaattaattaaggTTTCAAAAATCTAGTGCATAAAATATACTAAACTACTAAAGTTCTTCGCtttcatcttcgtctgatgaggatgcgaTGAACTCATCTTCTGTTTCTTGTTCAGGAGGCATGAACAACGCATCTTCCTCAGCTTCTCCAGTTTGATCAGCCAAATATGTCGGATTGTCTTCTGTTGCAACAatgagaggattttcttctatgTCATCTTGAAAGGCCGGGATAATCCCTTCGGGCATGTCAAGCTCTGATCGCGCCTTTATcctgcaaactgcccaccaatttatTTTATCCCTTCTTTTACTCGGATATGGCAGGTAATGAACTTGGTCGGCCTGTTCAGCTAAGATGAACGGTTCATACTTGTTGTATCTCCTTCTGTTATTAATATCcaccatgttgtattttttgttactaattGTGCCTGAATTTTGCGCTGGGTCGAACCATTCGCATTTAAATAAGACAGTCGTTTTCATTGGAAGcgctggatactctaactcaattatgtctgtcagaaatccataaaagtcattttcgctATCGACATATTGAGTTCCCCTTACGCAGACTCCACTATTCATTGTAAGTTGTTCCTCCCCATAAGCTTGAGTCTGAAACTTGAACCCGTTTACACGGTACCCCTTAAATGTTCTGACTGATCTAAGAGGTCCTTTAGCGAGACTAAGAATGAAGGGATTGGTACAGACAGTTGGATCTTGCACCTGAAGCGTAAAAGTGTATTATAAATCGGAACTTTTAACTAAAAGATTCGAAATATATTCTGttaaatacttacatattgttgAAACCAGCAGGCAAAGTCACTCTCGAACTTTGCTTCAATTTGCGAGGTGCTGATTTCAGGGTTTCCTCTACGCAACTCGCCTTCGAAAACCCTTTAGTTAcgaagaaaacaataattagaagCTAAATAATCATTGTTAATTACATTGACAGCTGTATTAAAGCTTACTctctgtaattttcaatttctgaacaATTCAACAGAACATATGTCCGGGCAGCAACAATCTCAGCATCTTCAAGATATCTCTTGCGGCAAGCACCCACTGATTGCCCTTGCGGCTTGAAAATCGATAGTCTCTCAACATCATCGTCGACTTCAATGTCacaaacttcatttctttgcagCCGCTCAGGTATCATTGGGTCACCTTCTGAAAAATAATAAGCTGCAAACATTGCGGTTTCTTCATTTAAGTATCCGCTACTAATGCTTCCTTCCACCCTCCCTTTATTGCtcactttttttttcagttttctcaAATATCTGATTCCACATACGCCACAGTAAGTAAACATTACATGTTAATATACTGATACACAGAATTGAAAAACATGTTGAAatattacctttcaaatgggtacatccagcgatactgaaccggccctgccatcatagcttcgtacggtagatgtacgggtagatgttccatgg is part of the Mercurialis annua linkage group LG3, ddMerAnnu1.2, whole genome shotgun sequence genome and encodes:
- the LOC126672979 gene encoding uncharacterized protein LOC126672979; amino-acid sequence: MRCSCLLNKKQKMSSSHPHQTKMKAKNFSSMRGRGRGSGTGRGSASGRGRGRGSDPVPGDDNVAEEQQQLEAGAPVQPRQQREPGEPPAVLDDRGRARVHPDPSRTMLIDSGPVSRAMREIFRKCWFDNGTAWRFLTAEQREFYFQEFQKEFWWDSAAYSEEVIRQVFMVHAANRYKDNIHRMRRTQQKHISVTQDIWDAWNAFWNSEKEKKRSETARANRMSEPAGAGSGPVRHTGGSRSALKHMDVMERELGRKPSATELYTRLHSTKADKKPVDKRAQDMTDAITERLAAATQPQTGEGSSSTPAAVDETQVFLDIEGVNKKKRVYGLGSASSRYAGPSSSSRVQRGSSSIRSRQTRRSSAVCRPAFRRVCDWLGNSRLRTWPR